In a genomic window of Occallatibacter riparius:
- a CDS encoding discoidin domain-containing protein: MAAMAAVGATGQVTTDGSTTVNTVPYFKNSATQLSNSPIVVNGNNVGIGTGTTTPPRSTLDIVGTTATQRVVEIFGAKDAAVGAPVTITGGTLSNGGPTYRGGGSIWQATATGQQLTVDLGGSVTAINGISFSAYYAGDYRYIPASYSIDYSTDNNTYTNVVSVTSNTRADVFNSFSGLTARYIRLTVNAFQSGQSVSNISGLRVYTTQGAGMSGQELWSTLPGINSNNVVLSTTGNVGVGTTTPTVSLDVNGSIRAGGNGADLPAATNYNPVLSGGFASPTIGRLFIGDGTGWKFYFSKRSSSVTTDLITFADSGYVGIGAPNPQAKLEINGGLRFTGDVNGAVQTTAWTGVLCGGDYAEAVDPVGDKQAYGPGDVLVISDGEKGDIRKSSQPYATTVAGVFATKPGVVGRRQTFPDTGEEIPMAMVGIVPTNVTTENGSIHRGDLLVTSAKTGYAMKGTDRTRMLGAVIGKAMGSLEAGDGVIEVLVTLQ, encoded by the coding sequence ATGGCTGCAATGGCAGCAGTTGGGGCGACCGGCCAGGTGACAACAGATGGCAGCACGACAGTGAATACTGTCCCGTATTTCAAGAACTCTGCTACCCAACTTAGCAATTCACCAATTGTTGTGAACGGCAATAACGTGGGGATCGGGACCGGGACCACGACTCCTCCTCGAAGTACGTTGGATATAGTCGGAACAACCGCAACCCAACGCGTTGTCGAAATCTTTGGAGCCAAAGATGCTGCCGTTGGCGCGCCGGTCACGATTACGGGCGGCACACTATCCAATGGGGGTCCTACCTATCGAGGAGGTGGTTCCATTTGGCAAGCGACAGCAACTGGGCAGCAACTAACGGTGGATCTGGGCGGGTCGGTCACGGCAATTAACGGTATTAGCTTTTCAGCCTACTACGCAGGCGATTACCGGTATATACCTGCGAGCTATTCCATCGATTACAGTACGGACAACAATACCTATACAAATGTAGTCAGTGTAACAAGCAATACAAGGGCCGATGTCTTCAACAGCTTTTCTGGCCTTACAGCCCGCTACATTCGTCTTACCGTGAATGCCTTTCAATCGGGCCAGAGTGTTTCCAACATCTCCGGACTAAGAGTTTATACCACCCAAGGCGCAGGAATGTCTGGGCAGGAATTGTGGAGCACGCTCCCTGGGATTAACAGTAATAACGTGGTGCTTTCCACCACGGGTAACGTAGGAGTCGGCACCACAACTCCAACGGTCTCTCTCGATGTTAATGGAAGTATCAGGGCCGGGGGAAACGGAGCTGATCTGCCAGCCGCAACGAACTATAACCCCGTGCTGTCTGGCGGCTTCGCCTCTCCTACCATCGGAAGGCTATTCATCGGCGACGGCACAGGGTGGAAGTTCTACTTCTCTAAACGGTCTTCCTCTGTCACCACAGACCTGATAACCTTCGCGGATTCTGGTTACGTTGGCATCGGCGCCCCAAACCCGCAAGCAAAGCTGGAAATCAATGGCGGCCTTCGTTTCACCGGGGATGTTAACGGCGCCGTGCAAACCACAGCCTGGACGGGTGTCCTCTGCGGCGGTGACTACGCTGAAGCAGTTGATCCGGTGGGCGACAAGCAAGCCTATGGGCCTGGAGATGTCCTCGTGATCTCGGATGGCGAAAAGGGTGACATCCGGAAGTCGTCGCAGCCCTACGCAACGACGGTTGCTGGCGTGTTCGCAACAAAGCCAGGTGTCGTGGGAAGGCGGCAGACTTTTCCGGACACTGGAGAAGAGATTCCGATGGCCATGGTCGGCATTGTTCCTACTAATGTGACGACTGAGAACGGTTCCATACATCGCGGCGACCTATTAGTGACCTCTGCCAAGACCGGTTACGCGATGAAGGGGACGGATCGGACCCGCATGCTTGGTGCGGTCATCGGCAAAGCTATGGGATCGTTGGAGGCTGGGGACGGTGTTATCGAAGTTCTCGTAACGCTTCAGTAG
- a CDS encoding SOS response-associated peptidase, with translation MSWKLSRTVLRGADGGNAARLLDQKVDAKTKQPFAIGLKDGALFAFAGLWDRWKDRVTGQVLETYTIVTTDPNALTEPLHNRMPVILRPEDYGRWLEPGESSHLPVDLLRPYNAEEMTAWKVNARVGNVRNNDPTCVDAL, from the coding sequence GTGAGTTGGAAACTCTCACGCACGGTTCTTAGAGGGGCGGACGGCGGCAACGCCGCCCGCCTACTCGACCAGAAGGTTGACGCGAAAACGAAACAGCCCTTTGCAATTGGATTGAAGGATGGCGCACTGTTCGCGTTCGCTGGATTGTGGGACCGATGGAAGGATAGAGTCACCGGGCAGGTACTCGAAACGTACACAATAGTCACGACCGACCCGAACGCGTTAACGGAGCCATTGCACAACCGAATGCCGGTGATCCTGCGCCCGGAGGATTACGGCCGATGGCTTGAACCCGGAGAATCATCGCATTTGCCAGTTGATCTGTTGAGGCCCTACAACGCGGAGGAGATGACAGCATGGAAGGTAAATGCGCGAGTCGGAAACGTGCGGAACAATGACCCGACTTGCGTGGACGCGCTGTGA
- the ltrA gene encoding group II intron reverse transcriptase/maturase — MTTEQSVGAASHGSNRWREVDWRSVNRNVSRLQVRIVKAVEEGRWGKVKALQRLLTHSRDGKLLAVRRVTENKGRKTAGVDGVTWDTPAKKMAAVDAMGCGDYRPLPLRRIYIPKSNGKLRPLGIPTMRDRAMQALHLLALDPVAETIADADSYGFRKRRSCADAIMGCHIVLCHRNPQWVLEGDIRGCFDNISHAWLVAHVPMDRGILRKWLKAGYMEKSLFHATELGTPQGGIISPVLANLTLDGLERRLREKYPVSGKGSEKGRNAGVHLIRYADDFIITGRTKELLECEVKPLVEEFLRERGLELSTEKTRITHIEEGFDFLGQNLRRYSNGKLLVKPSRKNIQALLDNVREVIRRAQSAPAWQLVRELNRIVRGWALYHGHVQSKRIFSRVDYAIFKALWQWALKRHPCKGKRWVMRKYFARRGNRDWCFFGVRELGDGRKENVWLFHATSLPIRPHVKIRRDANPYHPAWETYFEARESKHMARTLWGYKSLLYLWRTQQGKCVVCGDPITRETGWHNHYITSRVLGGTIGASNCQLLHPECHRALHSRLCGFYAPRLPLEAL, encoded by the coding sequence ATGACGACGGAGCAATCCGTTGGTGCAGCTTCCCACGGTTCGAACCGCTGGCGCGAAGTGGATTGGCGCTCGGTGAATAGAAACGTGAGCAGGCTCCAGGTGCGTATCGTGAAGGCAGTGGAAGAAGGCAGATGGGGTAAGGTGAAAGCCTTGCAACGACTGCTCACGCACTCGCGGGACGGAAAGCTCTTGGCCGTGCGGCGAGTGACGGAGAACAAAGGCAGGAAAACCGCAGGCGTGGATGGTGTAACGTGGGACACGCCCGCAAAGAAGATGGCTGCAGTAGATGCGATGGGATGCGGCGACTATCGACCGCTACCTCTCCGTCGCATATACATCCCGAAGTCGAACGGAAAGCTGCGTCCGCTTGGAATCCCGACCATGAGGGATAGAGCGATGCAGGCGCTACACCTGCTCGCGCTTGACCCAGTGGCAGAAACCATTGCGGATGCTGACTCGTACGGGTTTCGCAAACGGCGCTCGTGTGCAGATGCGATCATGGGCTGTCACATCGTCCTGTGTCATCGCAATCCGCAGTGGGTGCTTGAAGGCGATATCCGTGGCTGCTTCGACAACATTAGTCATGCGTGGCTGGTTGCGCACGTCCCAATGGACAGAGGCATCCTCCGCAAATGGCTAAAGGCGGGATACATGGAGAAGTCCCTCTTCCATGCGACCGAGTTGGGAACACCGCAAGGCGGGATTATCTCGCCTGTGTTGGCAAACCTGACTCTCGACGGTCTAGAACGACGCTTACGGGAGAAATATCCAGTGAGCGGCAAGGGATCGGAGAAAGGTCGTAATGCTGGGGTCCATCTGATCCGCTACGCCGACGACTTCATCATCACCGGCAGAACTAAAGAACTGCTGGAGTGTGAAGTGAAGCCGCTGGTCGAAGAGTTCCTCCGTGAACGCGGACTAGAACTATCGACGGAAAAGACAAGGATCACGCATATCGAAGAGGGTTTCGACTTCCTCGGACAAAACTTGCGACGGTACAGCAACGGCAAGTTGCTGGTTAAACCGTCTCGCAAGAACATCCAGGCTTTGCTGGATAACGTCCGTGAAGTAATCCGAAGGGCGCAGTCTGCCCCTGCATGGCAACTGGTTAGGGAACTCAACCGCATAGTACGCGGCTGGGCCCTGTACCACGGGCACGTGCAGAGCAAGCGCATCTTCAGCCGTGTTGATTACGCCATTTTCAAGGCGCTGTGGCAATGGGCACTGAAGCGACATCCCTGCAAAGGGAAACGCTGGGTCATGCGGAAGTACTTCGCACGGCGCGGTAATCGCGATTGGTGCTTCTTCGGAGTGAGAGAGCTTGGGGACGGACGCAAAGAAAATGTATGGCTCTTCCATGCAACATCTTTGCCTATCCGTCCTCACGTCAAGATCCGGCGGGACGCGAATCCATATCACCCGGCTTGGGAGACATACTTCGAGGCCCGCGAAAGCAAGCATATGGCTCGCACGTTGTGGGGCTATAAATCGCTGCTTTATCTCTGGCGAACCCAACAGGGGAAATGCGTTGTCTGTGGCGATCCCATCACACGCGAGACTGGATGGCACAACCATTACATCACCTCACGGGTGTTGGGCGGCACTATCGGCGCCTCCAACTGTCAGCTCCTTCATCCCGAATGTCACCGCGCACTGCATAGTCGTCTCTGCGGCTTCTACGCACCGCGTCTCCCGCTGGAGGCGTTATGA
- a CDS encoding SOS response-associated peptidase has protein sequence MCGRYGRRADKQRIAEWMQARNTNVFDDSYFAPSFNVAPTDMQPVVRFDRETGGRELTVMSWGLVPFWSQDGKAAFSTINARAETITTSPAFKEAMKNRRCLVPAEWFYEWVRPASRSDDCPAWPHDRTCRPIGSTPGGQAVR, from the coding sequence ATGTGCGGTCGATACGGCAGACGAGCAGACAAACAACGCATCGCGGAGTGGATGCAGGCTCGCAACACGAATGTGTTCGATGACTCCTACTTCGCGCCTTCCTTCAACGTCGCTCCCACAGATATGCAGCCGGTCGTGCGTTTCGACCGCGAGACCGGCGGACGCGAACTGACGGTCATGAGTTGGGGTCTAGTCCCGTTCTGGTCGCAGGACGGTAAGGCGGCTTTTAGCACCATCAACGCGCGGGCGGAGACGATCACCACCAGCCCTGCGTTCAAAGAGGCAATGAAGAACCGGCGATGCCTCGTCCCTGCCGAGTGGTTCTATGAATGGGTGCGACCTGCAAGTCGCTCCGATGATTGTCCGGCGTGGCCACATGACCGGACCTGCCGTCCCATCGGCAGTACCCCAGGAGGTCAAGCGGTTCGGTAA
- a CDS encoding recombinase family protein gives MTAARRGGKRVGYIRVSTLDQKTDRQLDGIQLDKVFTDKASGRDTKRPELRAALDYLRDGDVLVVHSMDRLARSLPDLRKIVTELTGRGVVVEFAKEHLTFTGEDNAMATLLLNVMGAFAEFERTLLLERQREGIAIAKKKGVYKGRKPSLTPDRAQELRARVAAGETRAALAREFGISRETLYQYAFR, from the coding sequence ATGACGGCAGCAAGACGTGGCGGCAAGCGAGTCGGCTACATTCGTGTCTCGACGCTAGATCAGAAGACCGACAGGCAGCTGGACGGCATTCAACTGGACAAGGTTTTCACTGACAAGGCGAGCGGGCGCGACACCAAGCGGCCTGAATTGCGGGCAGCCCTTGATTACCTACGAGATGGAGACGTTCTGGTAGTTCATTCAATGGATCGGCTTGCGAGGAGCTTGCCCGATCTCCGAAAGATCGTCACAGAACTGACTGGGCGCGGGGTTGTTGTCGAGTTCGCGAAGGAACACCTTACCTTCACCGGCGAGGACAACGCTATGGCTACACTGCTTCTGAACGTAATGGGCGCCTTCGCAGAGTTTGAGCGGACTCTCCTTCTGGAGCGTCAGAGAGAAGGCATTGCGATCGCCAAGAAAAAGGGTGTCTACAAGGGGCGAAAGCCGTCGTTAACGCCTGACCGTGCCCAGGAACTCAGAGCGCGTGTAGCAGCAGGGGAGACGCGTGCAGCACTTGCGCGGGAATTCGGTATCAGTCGCGAGACCTTGTATCAATACGCTTTCCGCTAA
- a CDS encoding helix-turn-helix domain-containing protein has protein sequence MPVDIRIRFGRAIRRIREELEINQEEAADRCGLHRTYYSGIERGVRNVSLLNIERISKGLKTSLPDLFNRM, from the coding sequence ATGCCCGTCGACATCCGGATTCGATTTGGCCGTGCGATTCGCCGCATACGCGAAGAGCTGGAAATCAATCAGGAGGAGGCGGCAGATCGTTGCGGGCTTCATCGCACGTACTACAGCGGCATCGAAAGAGGCGTCCGGAACGTCTCGCTGCTTAATATCGAGCGGATATCAAAAGGTCTCAAGACCAGCCTGCCTGACCTGTTTAATCGAATGTGA